TTTTAGGATTTTCAATGACAATGCCGATCGCCGCGTGGGTCGTGTTACCGTTAATAGTTTTTGCACTACTTGCACTATTTCATATGCTTTTTAATAGTTTTAATATATATCGAAATAAACAAAACATCAAAAAAGACAAACAGCTCTATAATGATATGATAAAAGAAATTTTACTTGGACTAGAGTCAAACAAAGAGTTTAAAACCGATCTTTTCAAAACTGCTTCTCAAACTCTTAAAGTGCTATCACCTTGGGGTAATTACAAAGATTTAAGTGTAGAAAATATCGATATAGCCAACATAATACAAATAATAAGAAACATCAAAAATGGCGAAGTGGTTGATCTTAAAAAATTTAAATTACCAAAAGACAATGCTTTAAGTGTGCAAAATGAGCTAAACAAGATAGAAAAATTGCCAAATTATTATATGGAAATTTTAAAAAACTCAAACGATCTAAACGATGTTTTATCTCGCACAGCATTTAATAAACTACTAAAAATCGCCCCTTACACAGAGATAAAAAAGCTAAATTCAGATATGAGTGCAGATGAGAGAATGCTCGTGCTAAATCGTTTTATAAATGATGAGATGGATATAAGCCCTGATGAAATTTATGAGCTTTTAGACGATGCCAAGATGACAAAAGCACAATACACAAAAGCGGCAATTATGCTAAAAAATAAGCTAAAACCTGATGCATTTATGAGTATATTTGAAAAGCTTAAAAATACTCACGCTGATGCAGACGAGGCTTATATATACGCACTTTATGAGCTACAAATGCTAGATCAAGCCAG
This window of the Campylobacter anatolicus genome carries:
- a CDS encoding LapA family protein yields the protein MKTRKFLIYSIVYICLVGILTYSLNNTEYSSPEILGFSMTMPIAAWVVLPLIVFALLALFHMLFNSFNIYRNKQNIKKDKQLYNDMIKEILLGLESNKEFKTDLFKTASQTLKVLSPWGNYKDLSVENIDIANIIQIIRNIKNGEVVDLKKFKLPKDNALSVQNELNKIEKLPNYYMEILKNSNDLNDVLSRTAFNKLLKIAPYTEIKKLNSDMSADERMLVLNRFINDEMDISPDEIYELLDDAKMTKAQYTKAAIMLKNKLKPDAFMSIFEKLKNTHADADEAYIYALYELQMLDQAREALDNSDIDDFKELKTLIFLRDSGKNVSTSIFFK